Proteins from one Cryptomeria japonica chromosome 4, Sugi_1.0, whole genome shotgun sequence genomic window:
- the LOC131875494 gene encoding cysteine-rich receptor-like protein kinase 44, with protein MFFPLLFLMIFPSVLCEYRWSVCNNASTYKEGSAYSTNLKRVINDLSRNAPQSSGFNTSYRGQSPNKVYGLLQCMGNISAAKCSKCSVEANSTITELCANDIGGRIWIDYCFLRYDKSNFISTLDTNFTLLENTQNVTQGNLIASKRITFGLLSDLIDKACLPASMGFFSGKNEYSSTMGNEKASGQVYGLVQCWRDISIKDCRNCLSQAKEALESCCYTRQGAQALSGSCTLRYEIYPFVDPPAPMRSKKSSGRLWMILGIIIGSIVIFAACSLAILRKFKSAVSRKPVTLVRENEDVLQRKLFKKEQISFTLETLIEATEDFNDNNKLGEGGFGLVYKGTTRNGKQIAVKKLSARSAQGKREFMNEVELVANIQHRNLVNLPGFCTERTERLLVYEYLPNKSLDTFLFDPLKRRILDWQKRFNIIIGIARGLLYLHEDSQFRIIHRDIKANNILLDEQLNPKIADFGLARLFSDNETEIQSKVAGTYGYMAPEYAIGGQLSVKVDVYSFGVVLLEIVSGKKNTDMNLSKEKQSLTLLEWAWRLFKGGHALNIVDIALVGNCPEEQVIRCAHIGLLCTQADPDVRPLMSNIVTMLTTNSVPLPVPTRPAFVSMSSQSPNVSFIPAISSRNETSISNLEPR; from the exons ATGTTTTTTCCTTTGCTCTTCCTCATGATTTTCCCTTCTGTTCTCTGTGAGTACCGATGGTCTGTCTGCAATAATGCCTCAACTTATAAAGAGGGAAGTGCATATTCCACAAACTTAAAACGAGTTATCAATGATCTGTCTCGTAATGCACCTCAAAGTTCAGGCTTTAACACCTCTTACCGTGGCCAATCTCCCAATAAAGTCTATGGCCTGCTACAGTGTATGGGTAATATATCAGCAGCGAAATGCTCAAAGTGTTCAGTGGAGGCAAATAGCACTATTACAGAACTTTGCGCCAACGACATAGGTGGGCGAATATGGATAGATTACTGCTTCTTGCGCTATGACAAGTCCAATTTCATTTCAACATTAGATACCAACTTTACTCTCCTGGAGAACACACAGAATGTCACACAAGGGAATCTTATAGCTTCCAAGCGCATAACATTCGGTCTTCTGTCAGATCTGATTGATAAAGCTTGCCTTCCAGCAAGTATGGGATTTTTCTCAGGAAAAAATGAGTATTCTTCTACAATGGGAAATGAAAAGGCTTCGGGCCAGGTTTACGGTCTAGTACAGTGCTGGAGAGACATATCGATCAAGGATTGTAGAAATTGCTTGTCGCAGGCGAAGGAAGCTCTGGAGAGTTGTTGCTATACTAGACAAGGCGCCCAGGCATTGTCAGGAAGTTGCACGCTAAGATATGAGATTTATCCCTTTGTTGATCCACCTGCCCCTATGAGATCAA AGAAATCATCAGGAAGGTTATGGATGATATTAGGGATTATTATAGGCTCGATAGTCATCTTCGCTGCTTGTTCCTTGGCAATCCTAAGGAAATTTAAATCTGCAGTTTCGAGGAAGCCAGTAACCCTTGTGAGGGAGAATGAAG ATGTTCTACAAAGGAAGCTTTTTAAAAAAGAGCAAATTTCATTCACCTTAGAAACTTTGATCGAAGCAACAGAGGATTTTAATGACAATAACAAGCTTGGAGAGGGAGGCTTTGGCCTAGTTTATAAG GGAACGACCAGAAATGGCAAGCAGATAGCAGTGAAAAAGCTGTCTGCAAGGTCTGCACAGGGGAAAAGAGAATTTATGAATGAAGTGGAACTCGTGGCAAATATTCAACATAGAAATCTAGTGAATTTGCCTGGATTTTGCACCGAAAGAACCGAAAGATTGCTTGTCTATGAGTATTTGCCCAACAAAAGCCTGGACACCTTTCTTTTTG ACCCATTAAAGCGCAGAATACTCGATTGGCAAAAGCGGTTTAATATCATAATTGGAATTGCTCGCGGCCTTCTTTACCTTCATGAGGATTCACAGTTTCGAATAATTCACAGAGACATCAAGGCAAACAACATTTTACTTGATGAGCAATTGAATCCTAAGATAGCTGACTTTGGGCTAGCGAGACTCTTCTCTGACAATGAAACTGAAATTCAATCAAAAGTTGCAGGAACTTA TGGTTACATGGCTCCAGAATATGCAATTGGAGGGCAGCTGTCTGTAAAAGTCGACGTTTATAGTTTTGGAGTTGTACTGCTGGAGATTGTAAGCGGAAAAAAAAATACGGACATGAATCTTTCCAAAGAAAAACAGAGCCTCACCCTATTAgaatgg GCATGGAGACTATTCAAAGGAGGCCATGCCCTGAATATTGTGGATATTGCGCTGGTGGGAAATTGCCCAGAAGAGCAAGTGATAAGATGCGCCCACATTGGACTTCTGTGTACACAGGCTGATCCAGACGTGCGTCCATTAATGTCTAATATTGTTACAATGCTAACCACCAATTCTGTACCATTACCAGTTCCAACGAGACCTGCGTTCGTAAGCATGAGCAGTCAGAGTCCGAATGTTAGTTTCATCCCTGCAATTTCTTCAAGGAATGAAACCTCTATTAGTAACTTGGAACCTAGATAA
- the LOC131875223 gene encoding cysteine-rich repeat secretory protein 38-like, with amino-acid sequence MPLQLIKDQPIRVVLGFVCNNASTYKEGSAYSTNLKRVINDLSRNAPQSSGFNTSYRGQSPNKVYGLLQCMGNISAAKCSKCSVEANSTITENCANDIAGRVWIDHCFLRYDNSNFISTLDTNFVFQVNVKSVTQGNLIASKRITFGHLSDLIDKACRPESMGFYSGKSEYSSTMGNEKASGQVYGLVQCWRDISIKDCRNCLSQANEALKSCCYTKQGAQAMSGSCTLRYEIYPFVDPPAPPSIPPSLPPSIPPSITKSPRYEPSPMRSKKSSGRLWMILGIIIGSIVIFAACSLAILRKFKSAVSRKPVTLVRENEGDTVDSFTIVFWSYI; translated from the exons ATGCCTTTACAACTGATAAAAGATCAGCCAATCAGAGTTGTCTT AGGATTTGTCTGCAATAATGCCTCAACTTATAAAGAGGGAAGTGCATATTCCACAAACTTAAAACGAGTTATCAATGATCTGTCTCGTAATGCACCTCAAAGTTCAGGCTTTAACACCTCTTACCGTGGCCAATCTCCCAATAAAGTCTATGGCCTGCTACAGTGTATGGGTAATATATCAGCAGCGAAATGCTCAAAGTGTTCAGTGGAGGCAAATAGCACTATTACAGAAAATTGCGCCAACGACATAGCTGGGCGAGTATGGATAGATCACTGCTTCTTGCGCTATGACAACTCCAATTTCATTTCAACATTAGATACCAACTTTGTTTTCCAAGTGAACGTGAAGAGTGTCACACAAGGAAATCTTATAGCTTCCAAGCGCATAACATTCGGTCATCTGTCAGATCTGATTGATAAAGCTTGCCGTCCAGAAAGTATGGGTTTTTACTCAGGAAAAAGTGAGTATTCTTCTACAATGGGAAATGAAAAGGCTTCGGGCCAGGTTTACGGTCTAGTACAGTGTTGGAGAGACATATCGATCAAGGATTGTAGAAATTGTTTGTCGCAGGCGAACGAAGCTCTGAAGAGTTGTTGCTATACTAAACAAGGCGCCCAGGCAATGTCGGGAAGTTGCACGCTACGATATGAGATTTATCCCTTTGTTGATCCACCTGCACCTCCAAGTATACCACCCTCTCTTCCTCCAAGTATACCGCCCTCCATAACCAAGAGTCCTCGCTATGAACCTTCCCCAATGAGATCAA AAAAGTCATCAGGAAGGTTATGGATGATATTAGGGATTATTATAGGCTCGATAGTCATCTTCGCTGCTTGTTCCTTGGCAATCCTAAGGAAATTTAAATCTGCAGTTTCGAGGAAGCCAGTAACCCTTGTGAGGGAGAATGAAGGTGATACTGTAGATTCATTTACTATTGTTTTCTGGTCTTACATCTAG